One Triticum dicoccoides isolate Atlit2015 ecotype Zavitan chromosome 3B, WEW_v2.0, whole genome shotgun sequence genomic window, GAAGCACCAATTTTCAGGGCCAAATATACCCTATTTTTTGAATCTCATCCATCCCCTAAAAAAATTCTTCACAAACTAGTCAAAGCTGGGGATGGTGTGGcatctattttaaaacggaggaGTACATACTAACTGAAATGAGTAAATAAACACACTAAAACATGTTCGTGTACATCCGATTTAGAGAAAgttggaacatcttatatttgtaacACAGGGAGTACGTAACTTGTAAACGGGCTAGTAATATTTCAGGACATTGCGTATGGTGCAAAGTATGCAGCGGGAAAGCTACCAAGTCATGTAGAACACCTTGTAGCTGGCACCACATACCGCTTTCAAGTTAAACGTAATACGTTGTGCTCCACCCGCTAATTTTAGTACACTTATAAGAGACTTGACTTCTCAAAGTTCAATATCCGACAGTGCGATGGTCAGATGGCATATAACTAGGCAAGGCAGAACAGATTTGTCAGTTCCGCCAGACAAAGTATACGCCAAGTCTTTACTGAGTGTTACATGTAGAGGAATACAAGAGTGCAGGGGAAAAAATAAGCACGCCAATTCATCCACCCAAGTTCACCTTTGTCACAAAATAAGCACCGATCAACAGCGGTGGAGACAAAAATCCAGCGTAGGTCACAAAATTGGCAGTCGATCCAGCACAAACAACTATCCAATTTGCCAATCTTCTTTGCATGACACATAAGCAGTCCACAATCATTTCCTTTGCCACCTTACAAACGGCGAACTAGGCTTGAGCTTATTTTATCTCTACTTCCCTTAGGAAGTGCTTGAACTCGTGATTGCTTCACCAGTCTCTTCGGGAAATACGGTCGTCACTGTCTACATATGTAATAGACCGGTTGATTTGCTAAGTCAAGACCTATGGCCACAAGAACAAGCTGCATCTCACTTCCGCATACATGTAACAGGCCGGGCCGATGCACTATCCCAGCAGGGGTGGAACATCAAGATTAGTGGTGGTGTTATGTACAATGGTATGTACAACTCCTGCGCAGGACTTCAAATCTCGAAACCGCCATTTAACTGCACAGATAAAGACGGCCTTCCAATGTTATTTAGAGGTGTTTCCAACGTGACTACTACTCCAGAACTGCCCACTTGACCATTCCACTTTGACCGCCCAATCTGCCATATATAGGTACATTTAGCCAATGTATAATTATAGTTACAGCCAAACTGTGGTATTAGAAAAgaatcgagcagatgccttgtttcaATGAGGAAAACTTACAGAAAGAGCAGTAAAAGCTGACGGATTTCTTGAGCAGGATAAACCACACATCACATTTAGTTCCTCTTTTAATGAATGGATGACCTCTGCTCGTACCCCGGGATCACTTCCTCCAAATGTAGGGCATACACTGTAGAGTAAAATGCCATGAAGAGtgttaaaacaaaaacagaaatacAAGGATGGACAAAACTAAACTAACAACACATCACAGAGGATTTTTTTAGTCTAACAACACAAGAGGATATAAGGACGCGTTTGGTTGTAGGGCTATCCTCTTAGGGACAGGGATAGCCTCTTTTTACAGTGGATACCACCCGTTTGGATCTGTGTCAAGGAAGGACAAAGGCAGCCAGATGCTTGGAATATTCGTGAAAAACGGGGTTGCGGCCAGCCGCGAAAAAGTGGCGGACAGCGGTAACCACCCCGCGCGCGCGTCCCTCCGCTGATGCGCGAATCGTTTTTTCCGCCTGCTCACTCCCACTCACCCCCATGAACAGGTGAAACCCTCTCTTTTTTTTCCATCGCTCGTCTCTCTCgtgtgcagcggcggcggcggcgcatctagcAGAGAGGCCACGAGAGGTGAGTTCGTTGGTTCTCTACtcggccctccctcctcctacgCGTCCGCCTCTCCAGCAATCGCGTGTGGCGGCCGGCCGGCTGGGATCTGAGCCGGCGGCATGACTGGATCTGGAGGTGGCCGGCGGCGCCACTAGATCTCGAGGAGGCCGGCAGCTGGGGGCTTGAGGTGGCGTGCGTGGCCGGAGATTGAGGGTTGGACGGCGGCTGTATGCATGTCTGGTGCATGCATGAGAAAGGCTGCTTGTGGTCTTGAGTTCGGCTTGTAGCATGTTACTGGATGCGTGAGCATGCATTTGTGCTCCATGCTAATTATTATTCTTTGTCGATTGCAGGTGATTTGAAGCCATAAATCATATTCTCTTCTTTGTAAGCAGTCCGTAGCAGAGTACTGCGAGTATAGCTTGGAGCAGAGCACCTTCAATCTGAGGTTATTTGGCCCATAAATCCTATTCTCTTCTTAAATAAGATGCCATTATTTTGTAGATAGATACATAACTATACTCTATGCAATGTGGAACTGTCAGTACTAGAACCTAAATCTTCTGCTACAAATAAAATGGTTGAGGATAGCAAATAAAATGCCATAGttaaacatcttttagttccaaatAAATCATTATTTTGTACATAGATGGTGTGCAATTGAATTATTTTTGTTCACATGTTGAAGTGTCATGTGATTACTAGAACCTAAATCTgcttgctgcaattttttccttATGCTCAAATACTTGCTGTAGTTAGTATCTCAATGTCCAAAGGCTTGCTGAAATTCTCTTTATGTGAAAGTACTTGCCGTAATGGGTTTCATAATGTCAAATGCTTGCTGTAATTTTTTCTTTAAGCTCAAACACTTGTTATAACTATTGTCTCAATGTCCAAACACTTGCTGAATTTCTTTCTTTATGTGATTATTGCTGGAGGAAGCATGGCCACAGGGCAATATGCAAAATGCTCAAATGACCCTCTTGGTATAGAAGTGATTAATCTTGAAGAAGACATAGCCAAGAAACCCCCGCTTGAAGAGCCCAAACCAAAAAAAGCAATAGATGGACTTTGGGAGAACAAGAAAGTACTCCCAGATTTTAGTTTGGATTTCCTTGCTCTTTACTATGGTCTTTGGGAGAACATGAATGATGGTGATTGCATATGTGATGATTAACTTGTACTTTTGATGACAACCAAGAGAATTACTATGGGTTGTATAACTATTAGGTTTTAGTACTCTATCTCTATGCACTGTTGAACTATGAGTTGTATGCACTTGGTTAAATGTCAAATGCTGAACTATTATATGTGGCAGAGTTCAAATTAGTTTGTACTATTGTGTTGGTATGTTGTGGTATagttatttttttgaaattattacttcACATATCATATATGTCACTATGGGGGTAATCTGACCACCTCAGTGAAAAGGGTTACCACAACCCTTATCCATCATTTATCCCTCAAACCAAACACTCCAGGGCTATCCTCAACCATGTTCTGTCCTTCAAACCAAACAAAAGACGGGTTAACCTCACCCACCCAACCAAACACAAAAAAGGGCTATCCCTGGCCAGGTGGTTGGGGATACCCACAACCACCCTAGCTTGTCCCTcaaaccaaacacatcctaagtTGATCAATGGCATCTGCTTAGCAGTCTCTTGGAGGGTAACGTTAAGAAAAACAGCACTGTCCACCCAGAGGCCCATAGTTTTAGTACTAAAATGAGCCAGCAATGCAAAAGCAAACATTTAACAAAATCCCTTAAAAGCCGATACCATCCAGCATCGAAAAAAATTCTCATGTTCCACAAGATTAATGCATACAAAAAAGAAGCAGCACATCATTATTCTATGTAGTGAGAAAAATAACAATAGAAGATTACGGTCTATCAGCAGTTCAAAACTTTGATCATTAGCACTGGAAGAGTCTGATCTATCCTAGCTATTCATTTATCAAAAAGGAATGCAATGCTGCATTAAAAAAAATTTAGCTGCAACGAAGTGTTCTTTTAGAATCATATCAACACATCTAAGATAGTAGCGAACATTGCAAAACAATTGTCATTCACATTCTACTCATTTGATCATATAATATAGGGCAAGATGTAACAACAGAAGGCTCCAAAATTACCCAAATGCTTTCAATGAATTACCTGACTTGTATGCTGGGCCTCACCATAAGACCAGATCTTTTATATGCTAAGGCTTGAGTAACTCCAAGTGAAAGAGATTTGTCAGGCCATTGAAACATAGGAGTGAACCTTGTGCCTCGCTTGTTCTTGAATAAGGAAGAAAAAAATAAGAGTAAGGTTGAAGGTTACCAAATGCAATGcaagagaatcaagagagagacacTTTGGTTCTTAAGAACATGAAAAGATCACTGTAACAGAATAGATCATAAATATTTGTTCTTGTGTCACAAGAAATGAAAGATAGGACGAATACGGTAATGTGCAAATTTATGTGCAGCTCCCTGTATGATAAAATGTCACCAGACCACATCTGCCATGGATAGTGTTTTTGCAAACAAATCACTGTATTATCAATTAATTATTACAGCAGAATTCAATCAGACActggtaaaatgcttagaatttataACTTTGCTCTACATATGACTAGCAGAAATTTATTTTCAGAAATGGCAGCAGAAATGCGATCTTCAAGGAGAAGCTCACACCCCATGGGCATTAACTTCCAGAAAGCAGTACATTTTGATGATACAAATGACCTTAAGGGAACTAAGGAAACGCTAACCTTGCAAGAGAAGCTCATTCTTGTTTCTCCTGGGAATTTCCCATGAGCTTGAAGCAACCCACCGAACAACGGAACAAAACCACTCGCTGTTATCCCTTCTCCAGCAACGTACGTTACTTGCCCATTAGGGAACTGTAGATCCATAAAGGACTGTAACAAAAAGATGTCATTCTATTAGATAAAAACTAACTTATAACAATAAATATCCCAACTAAGTTACACCTGTTAATAATTTTAAAAGCATGGTTAGCATTGTGAATGGCGtagatattttatactccctccttacctaaatataagtctttgtagagattccactatggactacatacgaagcaaaatgagtgaatctacactctaaaatgcatctatatacatccgtatgtggtccatagtagaatctctacaaagacttatatttaggaaaggagggagtagaatgcAAGACTCCTCGCCAATTCTACTGGCCAGTGAAAAATACTGGCACACTAGTTGTGCAGAACTATTACTAACTGGTTATCAGATGGAATAAAGATCCAAAGAAGTCAACTGGACAGGCTTTTCTAGCAAATAACAAGGAGATGTGCAATCCCCACTAACCAAAGAACCATGGCAGCACATATGATTCATCCCGCTACTATAATGCAAAGAAAGCACATCGGAAAGCCCAAACAGTGCCGATTTCCAACTCAACACATCACAGCATATGAGAAAACTGTAGTATGCAGAAACTTCAATGAACAACACGCTCATACTTACGCAAGCTACTGGGTTAAGACACATCATCGACATCATCAGCCATCTTCTCTGTTTCGACCAAATAGCTGGACAGAGGGAATGCACTCCATTCTGCATATCAAACAACCACTTTTCAGTAAAAGATCCAGGATATATAATACGGCGTAGCATATAAGAAAACAAAGAGAACATGAATTTCCATAAAACAAAAGCATGTACCGAATAATGAATGAATGGGTTTAACATATAGGGAGAAGCCAACATAAAGGATATGTACCTTGCGATCATAGCCATACCACAGCAGATGTTGCTTTGACAGATGAACAGGCAATAGGAGTGTAGAGTCACGAACAAATAGTAAAGGCCCCAGCTGAACAAGGTAAAGGGGCGAAGTATCGTTTCCAGAAGTTGAACCGCTGCGTGATGCCTCTAGCCTCCACAGGTCTCCACGTGCAACAACAGAACTCTCAATATCATTGTTCCTGGTGTTGTATGTCGCTGACATATTTACGGTACCCTGAACGTTCATCAAGAGAAGAGCAAAGTATTATGTTGTGTCATGCCTGTAAAGACGACTTGGCTCTAAACAAGCAGAGGGATAATAAGATTCACATAATCCCCACACTTCGAGTTAATCAAAATTCTAAGGTTTAGCTTACATATTCTAGTCACTTCGGGGATAATAAGAATGTGATTCTAATATTTTAGTACTTTCAATGGGAGTAAAGCCTGAATTAAGGCTGTGAGACGCAAACATACTCGAACCCACAATAGAACTAGGAGTAGGAAGTAGTTGAATCGTACCTTGGACTTCTTAAAGTTTCCGAGGGTTCCGATTTCGCAGCCATATCCGTCATCGTCTTCATCAAGGTCGTCCCCGTTTCTAACACCACTGACAGTCGACGCGGCAGCGCTTCCAGTGGCCGCGGCCGCAGCGGCGGCGGCCGCCTCGAGAGGGCATCTATCGACGGCCCTCTCCGAGGAGAGGCCGACGGCCCCGTCCGCAGAAGGCGTCGGCTGCAGCTTtcggcggcggatctgggcgcCCCGGAAGGGCACGGGCAGCTGGCGCACGGCGTGCTGCACGGCCCCGCCGACGGATGTGCCAATCTCGACGCCGGCCTGGCCGAGCCTGCCGCCGATGTCGAtgacggaggcgacggcggcggtggggaagaagTCCTTGCCGGCGCCGGCGGCGCCCCGCGCGGCGCCGAAGGGCACGACGGGGAGGTCGATCTCGAAGGGCATGAGCTTGTGCGATACGGGCGGCCACGGGAACTGCGGCGGCGCCTGAAGCAGGCCCGTGAAGCCCTGCGCGAGGCGGTCGGCGATGTCCTGGCCGTGGCGCTGCACCCCCTCCCACGCCTCGAAAGAGATCTCCATGCGCGCGCGAGGCCTCGGGGGGGATCCCCTCGGAGCGCAGATTCTGCGCGCGATCGAAGTGGATGGAATCGgagaggcgagggcggaggcgggggCGGATGGAGGGGGGAATCGAATGGGGAAAGGAGGAGGNNNNNNNNNNNNNNNNNNNNNNNNNNNNNNNNNNNNNNNNNNNNNNNNNNNNNNNNNNNNNNNNNNNNNNNNNNNNNNNNNNNNNNNNNNNNNNNNNNNNNNNNNNNNNNNNNNNNNNNNNNNNNNNNNNNNNNNNNNNNNNNNNNNNNNNNNNNNNNNNNNNNNNNNNNNNNNNNNNNNNNNNNNNNNNNNNNNNNNNNNNNNNNNNNNNNNNNNNNNNNNNNNNNNNNNNNNNNNNNNNNNNNNNNNNNNNNNNNNNNNNNNNNNNNNNNNNNNNNNNNNNNNNNNNNNNNNNNNNNNNNNNNNNNNNNNNNNNNNNNNNCGACGCGTTGATAATAATAGTCGGGCTAGTGGTgagggtggggggagggggggtgggtTAATGGGGCTTGACCTGGTCGACGTGGATCCACGGGCGCGAGGGGTCACTGGCAGCGATTCGGCCGCGTGGCCCCGACGCCGCTTCGGCTCACCGCGCCGGAGTGGATAAGAACGGAACGGAACGGGCGGCGCCCCGCGACAACCAACGCCGGCCGACCTGCTCCTGCTTATTCGCCGCTCGGTTTCACTTTCACCTCCGTTTACTGTGATCTGATGATGAGAGGATAACAGCAATCTGCTGGGGGAATTCGGTCGGTTTTTGTTTGGTTTGGCTGGGTTGCGGCTGGGCTAGCGTGTTGGGTTCGGAATAGAATGCCACCGCACTGGGCTTGGGCAGAAATGTTGGTGCTGCCCCCCCCGCGTGCCGTACGGTGCAAGCATGCATGCGCGTTGTCTCTCCTGAGTTTTTTTTTTCATCCATTGTCTCTCCTGAGTTAGGAGGGCGCGCTCTCGTTGTCTCCCCGGATTTGTACCGGTGACgccgtgccgtgccgtgccgtgTACGACCACGTACCGGAGTAGCAATTCCTCTCGGCGACGCGGGACGGGTTTTAGTTTATGCCTCTTAACTAAAGCACGGGGGTCTTAAAGAGGAGGACGACGGAGCAGCGGCTACGGAGCTTGGTCATTGCAGGCCGCCCGATCCGTGCTGTGTGGTTAAGCGTTGCTTTTACCGGCGCGGACATGCAAATCGGAGCAACTGCTTCCGCCTGCAGTTAAGTGCAATGTAAGCCGAATCAGTATGTGCTAGTACTTCCTCtacatttatttattttttcgaATATCTAATTCAACTACAAAAACGTCTTGTACGTAGATGAGTAATACTTAAAAGAAAGAGAgaggcagatccaaacaatcacatCCATTCATCGTTAAAATCTAATGGTTTTTAATTATTCTGTGTTTAAAGCTACCAACCACGCAATAAGCCACAGTCTATCGATCGCTAATCTGCCCCGCAGtaataataagaaaaagaaaacagCCTGCCCGCACGATCTCCTCCtccggcacgacctcctcctcctcctcccacagccGCGCCGTTCGCCTCCTGCAGCCGCGCCCTTCACCGCCTCCTCGCGCAGTCGGAGCCACGGGAAGCGGTCGCCGGGAGCCTCCCCAGCCGCGGGAGCCCGCCCCCGCTGCGGGTCGCCGGGAGCCTCCCCTGCCGCCCCCTTCGCCGCCTCCCCAGCCGCAGCTTGGCCGCTGCCACACCGCCTCCGCCACGCCTCGATTCCTTCATCCTCTTCCCGAGCCGCTGGCGTCCGTCACGCGCCCCCTACTCTTCTCCTCCAACCTGG contains:
- the LOC119276904 gene encoding uncharacterized protein LOC119276904, yielding MEISFEAWEGVQRHGQDIADRLAQGFTGLLQAPPQFPWPPVSHKLMPFEIDLPVVPFGAARGAAGAGKDFFPTAAVASVIDIGGRLGQAGVEIGTSVGGAVQHAVRQLPVPFRGAQIRRRKLQPTPSADGAVGLSSERAVDRCPLEAAAAAAAAATGSAAASTVSGVRNGDDLDEDDDGYGCEIGTLGNFKKSKGTVNMSATYNTRNNDIESSVVARGDLWRLEASRSGSTSGNDTSPLYLVQLGPLLFVRDSTLLLPVHLSKQHLLWYGYDRKNGVHSLCPAIWSKQRRWLMMSMMCLNPVACSFMDLQFPNGQVTYVAGEGITASGFVPLFGGLLQAHGKFPGETRMSFSCKNKRGTRFTPMFQWPDKSLSLGVTQALAYKRSGLMVRPSIQVSVCPTFGGSDPGVRAEVIHSLKEELNVMCGLSCSRNPSAFTALSIGRSKWNGQVGSSGVVVTLETPLNNIGRPSLSVQLNGGFEI